The following nucleotide sequence is from Drosophila suzukii unplaced genomic scaffold, CBGP_Dsuzu_IsoJpt1.0 scf_4, whole genome shotgun sequence.
ggcttccgttgagatgcatggattctgcgatgctagcatgtcagcttatggagcgtgtctatacttgcgatcggagaccaatggagaatcgaaagtccatctgccctgtgccaagtcaagggtagctccattgaaggccttaacaattccaagattagaactttccgcagcgcttttattggctgagctaatcgtaaacgccaaggaagccatagatttcgattgcacctttcattgctggtcggactcgtccattgtgttggcgtggattcggcaacctccgagggagtttaacgttttcgtatcaaacagaatcgcgaaaattcaggagatgacgaaagacatgtcttggcataacgttcctacaaacttgaacccggcagacgtcgtatcgcgaggatgtaccccaagagaattgttggaacattccctttgggctaacgggcctccattccttctgcaaagctcgtcaaattggccgtccctgctagactcagtaaaggatcttccagagcgccgttctgtggctctaattggggccgtttgcatagacagttcatcaaactgcaaattcctcaactcttttgataagttgcagcgcgtatttgcatacatttatcgattcatttcaaattgcagagccaaatctgcgtcgttaaaaggtcgactttcggtggaggagatcaactctggaactgtacttcttctgaggagcatccaacaggttaacttggcgaaggagtatggatctcttagccagggcaagccgtttccacagaaaagcaagctggtttcgcttaggcctatactcggctccgatgggttacttcgcgtgggtggaaggcttcagaacgcaaacttggactacgatacgaggcatccgatactgttgcccaaggatcatccagtcaccaaggcgatcatcgtttattatcatgagaaatatttgcatggaagatcgcaggcgctgcttgccgcattacggcaaaggtactggccgattggaggccgcaagttcgtcgccagcgttatcaacaaatgcgttcgatgtttccgaatgaagcctgttacttgggagcacgtcatgggtagccttccagcaaatagagtgcagcctaatccagcttttcataccacaggagtggactattgtgggccattctatcataaggcagaggccagaaccaaggcaccccacaagtgctatatcgccgtctttgtctgtttttccacgaaggctgctcatttggaagtggtccaggatctcacgacggattctttcatcgcagcgctgaggagattcatcagtcttagaggcagtccgcgtaccatttggagcgacaatgctacaaactttgtcggtgcaaagagagagcttgccgagctgaaagagctctttttgagcgagcagcacactgcatcgatatcttccgtctgtttagctgatgggatcgattggaagttcatctctccgcgtgccccgcacttcggtggtttatgggaggccgctgtaaggtcagctaaatttcacttctacagagtcgtcggtgcatccatcttagccatcgatgaattaagaactcttgcatatgatatttctgccatccttaactcccgtccactctgtccaatttcagaaaatgctgaaagccttgaggtgctaacaccggcgcatttcctgaagggttccgcacagctacgggtctgatcaagagagccgtcgccaagttagccgttctgcccatcgattccgagatagttggaaccttacctcttccaacggggggagtatgttcggagcagatcgccagcgcctagtcatgcgcgcataggtgtacgacggcacctgcagcgctctctgcttatctttcgccttctttcttataccactaaagctgtcgcttatctattcagcaactactttgtaagcctgcatatgtctatatgaagatcttggagccaagctttttacacattcacagtccgtctgccgctccgaataaacgctatacattttaatataacctattcgtgcgttattaattataaatataagggtggcatatttgttgtcttccccataaacaataaagatattcgtaatgatcttgaagcaaagagttaacaaaaaaagtttagggttttttaaagatgagcttaacggtaaactcatgacagaacTTGTAGGcctgtgctcaaaggtttattgttataaaatagatcaagttgaatcttcacataataaagcaaagggagtgagttcacgaaatcttacaattgaagactataaaaacgttttattaactggggcctcactatatggtaatagaacaatgtttagatcaaaagcacataaaataactacattaaaactaaataaaaaaattctttgtggcaaagaaaacaaaagaaaacgtaatgttaatgaaatacaatttttagagttaagtaatgaagaccatggtacgatatcaataaaacatcagagattaattgaaaaagatattttagaaaatgttgaatggctagaatcaaattcattttgcttgggtaagatgatacaaaataattatgtgaacgatgaagaatcattagatagccttaaatttcaaaaggaacatattgaaaaatatctattttataaatcagttgaattggagatggtttattatgatcgagattttggaaaatataaatgaaagcTATTTTGAGGTTGaaaaaagtaattttattttttttaattttactttaaaacataatataaaatatatgtaaaataaaaattaattaaataaatcatttgtTATACTATAAAATGACTTCCTtatttatccagctagtctttgaaagccccacccacttaaccaaaactttatttccttttcgccttacaacttttttaactaggtatgtgtggggGAATCGTGATTTTTTGAGTTCTTTATAGAACCtgccctgaatcgggctaccatctaaatcttcaagtaagtatgttttagggtatgtattcttACCATTCTAATATTAAGgatttcagttgtatagtttTGTGTATACTCTTTCTCAAagaaatgtttatatttactaatACGAACTTGGCCCCCCTTACGGAACTTACttgtaacaaatattttcaggtgattatacgatgttcgtaatatttgtttttcattggatGAATTGGCattacttggactcatttttattgttctatgcactctattattataattattaattaattgcttatacatatctatccacttacattttccattgaaactaaacgcacgccacattaattctttaagagttctattgaaacgttcaactattgatgcttttagagtactgaaggttgaataatgatttatcctatacctttccattaataccttaaatttagaattaaagaattcagtgccatcatcagtttgcaggtttcttggtgttccatgacccgatttaaatattctctccatggcttgggaaacatcatttgcattttttgattttaatgcctcaccccaagcatatttcgaaaatgtgtctataacagtcaacaagtatcggtacccatcattagattttgaaaaggctcccatttcaaccaaatctgcttgccacagatcgtttataccccttgtaatcactcgtcttcgttgaaagttttttcgagatggtccgtgcaactcatttacgatttctcgcttaatcatattcttctaataggctgaaaagcgacaccttctaactcaattgtggttttttcggtaatgatatcggttttgttacatatttatacccgttactcgtagagtaaaagggtatactagattcgtcggaaagtatgtaacaggcagaaggaagcgtttccgaccccataaagtatatatattcttgatcaggatcactagccgagtcgatctagccatgtccgtctgtccgtctgtccgtctgtccggatgaacgctgagatctcgg
It contains:
- the LOC139354887 gene encoding uncharacterized protein, with the translated sequence MPTHKSVLQASIKDPADHSDDTLSAIVNRFWEIEDFTSSKPSLLPEDLRCEQLFTENCIRLGNGQYSVRLLTTSGFESLGDSYCLARRRFKSLEAKLDRNPALKAQYSAFLREYIDLGHMSLVTKEPPETQFFLPHHCVHKQESTSTKLRVVFDGSAKPTSGSSLNDLLLAGPTIQQKIFNILLRFRFFKVALCGDICKMYRCVRVSYPNDFLQCIVWRESSREELSVFKLNTVTYGTKPAAFLAIRAMHQLSYDEEESFPIGAKIVRRDFYVDDLISGGDSVEEVREIRRQVKELLSRGHFPIRKLCSNESAALEGESECDKEQLIKFHDGLDVAKALGLVWDPSSDQLLFHFSQLPTNQRPTKRVALSTIAKFYDPLGLITPIITKSKIFLQSLWSANVDWDDALPEPILSSWGELTSQLSVVQNLKFPRFVLQPRASVEMHGFCDASMSAYGACLYLRSETNGESKVHLPCAKSRVAPLKALTIPRLELSAALLLAELIVNAKEAIDFDCTFHCWSDSSIVLAWIRQPPREFNVFVSNRIAKIQEMTKDMSWHNVPTNLNPADVVSRGCTPRELLEHSLWANGPPFLLQSSSNWPSLLDSVKDLPERRSVALIGAVCIDSSSNCKFLNSFDKLQRVFAYIYRFISNCRAKSASLKGRLSVEEINSGTVLLLRSIQQVNLAKEYGSLSQGKPFPQKSKLVSLRPILGSDGLLRVGGRLQNANLDYDTRHPILLPKDHPVTKAIIVYYHEKYLHGRSQALLAALRQRYWPIGGRKFVASVINKCVRCFRMKPVTWEHVMGSLPANRVQPNPAFHTTGVDYCGPFYHKAEARTKAPHKCYIAVFVCFSTKAAHLEVVQDLTTDSFIAALRRFISLRGSPRTIWSDNATNFVGAKRELAELKELFLSEQHTASISSVCLADGIDWKFISPRAPHFGGLWEAAVRKC